The proteins below come from a single Kitasatospora sp. NBC_00315 genomic window:
- a CDS encoding TetR/AcrR family transcriptional regulator yields the protein MDPQTGRKRLPRKVREQQMLDAAVQVFSRRGFHAASMDEVAEHARVSKPLLYLYLGSKEEIFSACIAREADRLVNAIGAATPADGGDPAEQLWDGLTAFLTHVAENRAGWVVLYRQARSRSDSLAAQVARARAEIVDTVTGLVRQAMEPSGRGIAGGDYAALRRESAAVAHALVGAADALAEWALAVPGEQPRATARRLMDLVWIGLERRAKGEGFHPPGEPEGGESVADRLRANP from the coding sequence ATGGATCCGCAGACCGGCCGCAAGCGGCTACCCCGCAAGGTCCGCGAACAGCAGATGCTCGACGCCGCCGTGCAGGTGTTCTCCCGGCGCGGCTTCCACGCCGCCTCGATGGACGAGGTCGCCGAGCACGCCCGGGTGTCCAAGCCCCTGCTGTACCTGTACCTGGGCTCCAAGGAGGAGATCTTCTCCGCGTGCATCGCCCGGGAGGCCGACCGCCTGGTCAACGCCATCGGCGCGGCCACGCCGGCCGACGGTGGTGACCCGGCCGAGCAGCTCTGGGACGGGTTGACCGCCTTCCTCACCCACGTCGCGGAGAACCGCGCCGGCTGGGTGGTCCTCTACCGGCAGGCCCGCAGCCGGAGCGACTCGCTCGCCGCCCAGGTCGCCCGGGCCAGGGCGGAGATCGTCGACACCGTCACCGGACTCGTCCGCCAGGCCATGGAGCCGTCCGGGCGCGGCATCGCCGGCGGCGACTACGCCGCGCTGCGCAGGGAGTCCGCGGCCGTCGCGCACGCGCTGGTCGGCGCCGCCGACGCGCTGGCCGAGTGGGCGCTCGCGGTGCCCGGCGAGCAGCCTCGGGCCACCGCCCGCCGACTGATGGACCTGGTCTGGATCGGCCTGGAGCGGCGGGCCAAGGGTGAGGGCTTCCACCCGCCCGGTGAGCCGGAGGGCGGCGAATCGGTCGCCGACCGGCTCCGGGCGAACCCCTGA